A section of the Cryobacterium soli genome encodes:
- the serB gene encoding phosphoserine phosphatase SerB yields the protein MNAPARFLVVLDADSTLIENEVIELLADAAGSLALVAEVTDRAMRGELDFAESLRQRVATLAGLSTDVFAQVGALIRPTAGVHDLINGLHVGGSRIGVVSGGFHELLDPLAATLGLDHWRANRLEVEDGHITGRLSGPIIDASAKAAALVEWAALDGVDLCSTVAVGDGANDLTMMRIAGLGVAFNAKPIVRRSADLVIGTNDLSQVLPLLGLRG from the coding sequence GTGAATGCCCCAGCTAGGTTCCTCGTCGTCCTGGATGCCGATTCCACCCTGATCGAGAACGAGGTCATCGAGCTCCTCGCTGACGCGGCCGGTTCCCTCGCCCTGGTGGCCGAGGTGACCGACCGTGCCATGCGCGGCGAACTCGACTTCGCGGAGAGCCTGCGGCAACGGGTCGCCACCCTCGCCGGACTGTCCACCGACGTCTTCGCCCAGGTGGGTGCCCTGATTCGTCCCACCGCAGGCGTGCACGACCTCATCAACGGTCTGCACGTCGGCGGCAGCCGGATCGGAGTCGTCTCCGGCGGCTTCCACGAGCTCCTCGACCCGCTGGCCGCGACCCTGGGCCTCGATCACTGGCGGGCCAACCGGCTCGAGGTCGAGGACGGCCACATCACCGGCAGGCTGTCCGGGCCGATCATCGACGCGTCGGCGAAAGCGGCCGCCCTGGTCGAATGGGCGGCGTTGGACGGCGTCGACCTCTGCTCCACGGTGGCGGTGGGCGACGGGGCCAACGACCTCACCATGATGCGCATTGCCGGTCTCGGAGTGGCGTTCAATGCCAAGCCCATCGTGCGCCGCTCGGCCGACCTGGTGATCGGCACGAACGACCTCAGCCAGGTACTGCCCCTCCTGGGCCTGCGCGGCTGA
- the glgC gene encoding glucose-1-phosphate adenylyltransferase, translated as MKAQKIFGIVLAGGEGKRLMPLTEDRAKPAVPFGGHYRLIDFALSNLINSGVTQIVVLTQYKSHSLDRHVSQTWHVSGGLFNSYIASVPAQQRLGKRWFSGSADAILQSLNLIHDEKPDIVVVVGADHVYRMDFSQMIQAHIDSGAQATVAAIRQPIGLADQFGVIEVDAATPDRISDFREKPKDAIGLADAPHEVFASMGNYVFNADALIEAVRRDGERTDSSHDMGGDIVPDFVSRGEAGVYDLQRNDVPGSTDRDRYYWRDVGTIDSFFEAHQDLISALPVFNLYNQSWPIFSQQLNSPPAKFVRDAKGSLGTVIDSIVSLGCVISGAHLERSVVGPWAVIDSGAHVVDSIVFDRVQIRPGAVVHRAILDKDVIVAEGANIGVDRDRDLARGFSVTESGITVVGKGVHVHP; from the coding sequence ATGAAGGCCCAGAAGATCTTTGGAATCGTTCTCGCAGGCGGCGAGGGAAAACGGCTGATGCCGTTGACCGAAGACCGCGCCAAACCAGCGGTGCCGTTTGGGGGGCATTACCGGTTGATCGACTTCGCATTGTCGAATCTGATCAACTCCGGTGTCACCCAGATCGTCGTCCTGACCCAGTACAAGTCCCACAGCCTCGACCGTCACGTGTCTCAGACCTGGCACGTGTCCGGCGGACTGTTCAACTCCTACATCGCCTCCGTGCCCGCGCAGCAGCGGCTCGGCAAGCGCTGGTTCAGCGGGTCGGCGGATGCCATCCTGCAGAGCCTCAACCTCATCCACGATGAGAAGCCCGACATCGTCGTCGTGGTCGGTGCCGACCACGTCTACCGCATGGACTTCAGCCAGATGATCCAGGCGCACATCGATTCCGGTGCGCAGGCCACCGTGGCGGCCATCCGGCAGCCCATCGGCCTGGCCGACCAGTTCGGCGTCATCGAAGTGGATGCCGCAACGCCGGACCGGATCAGCGACTTCCGGGAGAAGCCCAAGGACGCCATCGGCCTGGCCGACGCGCCGCACGAGGTGTTCGCCTCGATGGGCAACTACGTCTTCAACGCCGACGCGCTGATCGAGGCCGTTCGCCGTGACGGCGAACGCACCGACTCCAGCCACGACATGGGCGGCGACATCGTCCCCGACTTCGTCTCCCGCGGCGAGGCCGGCGTCTACGACCTGCAGCGCAACGACGTGCCGGGGTCCACCGACCGCGACCGGTACTACTGGCGCGATGTGGGAACCATCGACTCGTTCTTCGAGGCCCACCAGGACCTGATCAGCGCCCTGCCGGTGTTCAACCTGTACAACCAGAGCTGGCCGATCTTCAGCCAGCAGCTGAACTCGCCGCCGGCCAAGTTCGTGCGCGACGCCAAGGGTTCACTGGGCACCGTGATCGATTCGATCGTCTCGCTCGGCTGCGTCATTTCCGGCGCCCACCTCGAGCGCAGTGTCGTCGGCCCCTGGGCCGTCATCGACTCTGGCGCCCACGTGGTCGACTCGATCGTCTTCGACCGGGTGCAGATCCGGCCGGGCGCCGTGGTGCACCGCGCCATCCTCGACAAGGACGTCATCGTCGCGGAGGGCGCCAACATCGGCGTCGACCGTGACCGTGACCTCGCCCGGGGGTTCAGTGTCACCGAGTCCGGGATCACCGTGGTCGGCAAGGGCGTGCACGTTCACCCGTGA
- the glgA gene encoding glycogen synthase — MRVDLLTKEYPPEIYGGAGVHVAELVKALRTDIDVTVRCFGAPRTEADTFAYGVPAELAEANATLTTLGVDLQMAQDVQGADVVHSHTWYANGAGHIAKLLHGVPHVVTAHSLEPLRPWKAEQLGGGYRVSSWIEKTAFEAADAVIAVSGGMRADILRSYPALDESRVHVVYNGIDLDRWKPTTDADVVRALGIDPDRPSVVFVGRITRQKGLPYLLRAAAMLPPEVQLVLCAGAPDTPGILAEVTGLVEELQKERSGVVWIDRLLPQHELSAVLTAGTVFVCPSVYEPLGIVNLEAMACGLPVVGTATGGIPEVVADGVTGRLVPIDQLSDGTGTPTDPEVFVADLARTLTEVLADPDLAARMGRAGRVRAEEMFSWGQIAASTREIYAALL; from the coding sequence ATGCGCGTCGATCTGCTCACCAAGGAATACCCGCCCGAGATCTATGGAGGGGCCGGCGTTCACGTCGCCGAGCTGGTCAAGGCCCTCCGCACCGACATCGATGTCACGGTGCGGTGCTTCGGCGCCCCCCGGACGGAGGCCGACACGTTCGCGTACGGCGTGCCCGCCGAACTGGCCGAGGCCAATGCGACACTCACCACCCTCGGCGTCGACCTGCAGATGGCCCAGGACGTGCAGGGCGCCGATGTGGTGCACTCGCACACCTGGTACGCCAACGGGGCCGGGCACATCGCCAAGCTGCTGCACGGGGTGCCGCACGTGGTCACCGCACACAGCCTCGAGCCGTTGCGCCCGTGGAAGGCCGAGCAGCTGGGCGGCGGCTACCGTGTGTCGAGCTGGATCGAGAAGACCGCGTTCGAAGCCGCCGACGCCGTCATCGCCGTCAGCGGAGGCATGCGCGCCGACATCCTGCGCAGCTATCCCGCCCTGGACGAGTCCCGTGTGCACGTGGTGTACAACGGCATCGACCTTGACCGGTGGAAACCGACGACCGACGCCGACGTGGTGCGCGCGCTCGGCATCGACCCCGACCGACCGTCGGTGGTGTTCGTCGGCCGGATCACCCGGCAGAAGGGCCTCCCGTACCTCCTGCGCGCAGCCGCGATGCTTCCGCCTGAGGTGCAGCTCGTGCTCTGCGCGGGCGCCCCTGACACGCCCGGCATCCTCGCCGAGGTCACCGGCCTGGTCGAAGAACTGCAGAAGGAACGATCCGGCGTCGTCTGGATCGACCGGCTGCTGCCGCAGCACGAGCTCTCTGCCGTGCTCACGGCCGGCACGGTCTTCGTCTGCCCCTCGGTCTACGAACCGCTCGGCATCGTCAACCTCGAAGCCATGGCTTGCGGCCTGCCTGTGGTGGGCACCGCGACCGGCGGCATCCCCGAGGTCGTTGCGGATGGCGTCACCGGCCGACTGGTCCCCATCGACCAGCTCAGCGACGGGACAGGCACCCCGACCGACCCCGAGGTCTTCGTCGCCGATCTGGCCCGCACCCTCACCGAGGTGCTCGCCGACCCCGATCTGGCCGCCCGGATGGGCCGCGCCGGCCGGGTCCGGGCCGAAGAGATGTTCAGCTGGGGCCAGATAGCCGCGAGCACGCGGGAGATTTACGCCGCACTGCTCTAG
- a CDS encoding ABC transporter ATP-binding protein produces MVNVLHFTGVSVVRGGTTILDSVDWSVDSDQRWVILGPNGAGKTTTLQIAAALMHPSSGTAEVLEEPIGGSDLFELRPRIGFASTAMARRVPANETVLNVVMTAAYSVTGRWNEEYEEIDERRAQRVLTEWKLDHLADRTFGSLSDGEQKRVQIARSIMTDPEILLLDEPAASLDLGAREELLRLLSGFASEPNSPAIIMVTHHVEEIPRGFTHVLLLSGGSVVSAGPLAESLTSDTLTRAFGLPIELTETDGRFSARAI; encoded by the coding sequence ATGGTCAACGTTCTTCACTTCACCGGAGTCTCCGTCGTCCGGGGTGGCACAACCATCCTCGACTCAGTGGATTGGAGTGTAGACAGCGATCAGCGCTGGGTCATCCTCGGACCGAACGGTGCGGGGAAGACCACGACACTGCAGATCGCCGCCGCGCTCATGCACCCGTCCTCCGGTACCGCCGAGGTGCTCGAGGAGCCCATCGGCGGCAGCGACCTGTTCGAGCTGCGTCCGCGGATCGGCTTCGCCTCCACCGCCATGGCCCGCCGGGTGCCGGCCAACGAGACCGTGCTCAACGTCGTGATGACGGCGGCCTACTCGGTCACCGGCCGCTGGAACGAGGAGTACGAAGAGATCGACGAGCGCCGCGCGCAGCGGGTGCTCACCGAATGGAAGCTCGACCACCTGGCCGACCGCACATTCGGCAGCCTGAGCGACGGCGAACAGAAGCGCGTACAGATCGCCCGGTCGATCATGACCGACCCCGAGATCCTGCTTCTCGACGAACCCGCCGCGAGCCTCGACCTCGGCGCCCGGGAAGAACTGCTCCGTCTGCTGAGCGGCTTCGCGAGCGAACCGAACTCCCCGGCCATCATCATGGTCACCCACCACGTGGAAGAGATCCCGCGCGGATTCACCCACGTTCTGCTGTTGTCCGGCGGCAGCGTCGTCAGCGCCGGCCCGCTGGCGGAGTCCCTCACCTCGGACACCCTGACCCGCGCGTTCGGCCTGCCCATCGAGCTGACCGAGACCGACGGACGCTTCTCTGCCCGGGCAATCTGA
- a CDS encoding type B 50S ribosomal protein L31 — protein sequence MKSDIHPTYAPVVFRDLASGATFLTRSTVSSSKTIEWEDGTTYPVIDVEISSESHPFYTGKQRIMDSAGRVEKFNSRYKGFGK from the coding sequence ATGAAGTCTGACATTCACCCCACATACGCTCCCGTGGTCTTCCGCGACCTCGCGTCGGGTGCGACGTTCCTTACCCGTTCGACGGTCTCCAGCTCGAAGACCATCGAGTGGGAAGACGGCACCACGTACCCGGTCATCGACGTGGAAATCTCCTCCGAGTCGCACCCGTTCTACACGGGCAAGCAGCGCATCATGGACTCCGCCGGACGCGTCGAGAAGTTCAACTCGCGGTACAAGGGCTTCGGCAAGTAG
- the treS gene encoding maltose alpha-D-glucosyltransferase: MSFTAPIQLPGLTLDPRWYRRAVFYEVMVRSFVDSNADGSGDLSGLISKLDYLQWLGIDALWIPPFFTSPLRDGGYDVADYRSILPEFGTLDEFKELVTKAHERNMRIVIDLPLNHTSDQHLWFQQSRREPDGPFGDFYVWNDTDDRYPDIRIIFTDTEESNWAFDSVRRQFYFHRFFSHQPDLNFENPAVHEAVLDVMRFWLEMGVDGFRLDAIPYLYESDEGNGEGEPPTHEFIKRLRSLIDREYPGRILLAEANQWPREVAAFFGTEEEPECHMAFDFPVMPRIFYSLRSQRAGELTRVLSETTDIPEGAGWAVFLRNHDELTLEMVSEEYRQAMYGWYAYDPRMRANIGIRRRLAPLLDNSRSELELAHALLFSLPGSPFLYYGDEIGMGDNIWLPDRDSSRTPMQWTPDRNGGFSSADPGKLYLPVVQSLVYNYAQTNVESHLAQSGSLLHWIRNVIYVRKGHPTFGLGTMRVLATDHESILAFVREYAGSGSSFGDQPETLLCVFSFAHNPVAFRVEAPDLAGTRLYDIFGGAVFPSFDENGVLTLTLGAQSFYWLHCG, encoded by the coding sequence GTGAGCTTCACCGCACCGATCCAACTTCCCGGGTTGACTCTGGATCCCCGGTGGTACCGCCGGGCCGTGTTCTACGAGGTCATGGTGCGGTCCTTCGTGGACAGCAACGCGGACGGCTCCGGAGACCTGTCCGGGCTTATCTCGAAGCTCGACTACCTCCAGTGGCTGGGCATCGACGCGCTGTGGATCCCGCCGTTCTTCACGTCACCGTTGCGGGACGGCGGCTACGACGTGGCCGACTACCGGTCGATCCTGCCCGAATTCGGCACGCTCGACGAGTTCAAGGAGCTGGTGACGAAGGCCCACGAGCGCAATATGCGCATCGTGATCGACCTGCCGTTGAACCACACGTCCGACCAGCACCTGTGGTTCCAACAGTCGAGGAGGGAGCCCGACGGGCCGTTCGGCGACTTCTACGTCTGGAACGACACCGACGACAGGTATCCGGACATCCGCATCATCTTCACCGATACCGAGGAGTCGAACTGGGCGTTCGATTCCGTCCGTCGGCAGTTCTACTTCCACCGGTTCTTCTCGCATCAACCCGACCTCAATTTTGAGAACCCGGCGGTGCACGAGGCGGTGCTGGACGTCATGCGTTTCTGGCTGGAGATGGGCGTGGACGGATTCAGGTTGGATGCGATCCCCTACCTCTACGAGTCCGACGAGGGGAATGGGGAAGGCGAACCGCCCACGCACGAATTCATCAAGCGGTTGCGCTCCCTGATCGACCGCGAGTATCCGGGACGCATTCTGCTCGCCGAGGCCAACCAGTGGCCACGGGAGGTCGCCGCGTTCTTCGGCACGGAGGAGGAACCGGAATGCCATATGGCGTTCGATTTTCCGGTGATGCCCCGGATCTTCTACTCGCTGCGGTCCCAGCGGGCCGGCGAGCTGACCCGGGTGCTCTCCGAGACCACGGACATCCCCGAGGGCGCCGGGTGGGCGGTATTCCTGCGTAATCACGACGAGCTCACCCTGGAGATGGTCAGCGAGGAGTACCGGCAGGCCATGTACGGCTGGTACGCCTACGATCCCCGGATGCGGGCGAATATCGGCATCCGCCGGCGGCTCGCGCCGCTCCTGGACAACTCGCGGTCCGAACTCGAGTTGGCTCACGCGCTGCTGTTCTCGCTGCCGGGCAGCCCGTTCCTCTACTACGGCGACGAGATCGGCATGGGCGACAACATCTGGCTGCCCGACCGGGACAGTTCGCGCACGCCCATGCAGTGGACCCCGGACCGCAACGGCGGCTTCTCCTCCGCTGATCCGGGGAAGCTGTACCTGCCTGTCGTGCAGTCGCTGGTGTACAACTACGCGCAGACGAACGTGGAATCCCACCTCGCCCAATCCGGGTCACTCCTGCACTGGATCCGGAACGTGATCTACGTGCGCAAGGGGCACCCCACGTTCGGCCTCGGCACCATGCGGGTACTGGCAACCGACCACGAGTCGATTCTGGCCTTTGTGCGAGAGTATGCCGGCTCCGGGTCGAGCTTCGGCGACCAGCCTGAGACCCTGCTCTGCGTGTTCAGCTTCGCGCACAACCCCGTGGCGTTCCGGGTCGAGGCGCCCGATCTGGCGGGCACCCGGTTGTACGACATCTTCGGCGGGGCCGTGTTCCCCTCGTTCGACGAGAACGGCGTCCTCACGCTGACCCTCGGCGCGCAGAGCTTCTACTGGCTGCACTGCGGGTGA
- a CDS encoding alpha/beta fold hydrolase produces MIVPSPFADLLSQMDARAATVTVLGSDTRYWEYGDPESPTTVVLVHGFRGDHHGLEAVVAQLDGLRIISPDLPGFGESSAFAALPHTIESYAAWLAEFLRVLAVPGRLVVLGHSFGSIVVAAAAAAPAGLPAQDLVLVNPIAAPALSGPRGILTRLAVFYYWLAARLPERLGFGLLRNRVIVRVMSITMAKTRNRQRRRWIHNQHDRYFSAFADRTVVLEAFRASVSHDVSEYASAIPTRTLLIAADKDDITPVAAQERLVTQFADAQLEVLPGVGHLIHYEVPEAAARALRRFLAVTPA; encoded by the coding sequence ATGATCGTTCCCTCGCCTTTCGCCGACCTGCTCAGCCAGATGGACGCCCGCGCCGCCACCGTCACGGTGCTCGGCAGTGACACCCGGTACTGGGAGTACGGCGACCCCGAATCCCCGACGACGGTCGTGCTCGTGCACGGATTCCGCGGAGACCACCACGGCCTCGAAGCCGTCGTCGCCCAGCTGGACGGGCTGCGGATCATCTCGCCCGACCTGCCCGGTTTCGGCGAATCCTCGGCATTCGCAGCCCTGCCGCACACCATCGAGAGCTACGCCGCCTGGCTGGCGGAGTTCCTGCGCGTCCTGGCGGTCCCCGGCCGGCTCGTGGTGCTCGGCCACTCGTTCGGATCGATCGTCGTCGCGGCCGCCGCGGCCGCTCCGGCAGGCCTGCCCGCCCAGGACCTGGTCCTGGTGAACCCGATCGCCGCACCGGCACTCTCCGGGCCGCGCGGCATCCTGACCCGCCTCGCCGTCTTCTACTACTGGCTGGCCGCCCGGTTGCCCGAGCGCCTCGGCTTCGGCCTGCTGCGGAACCGGGTGATCGTGCGGGTGATGAGCATCACCATGGCCAAGACCCGCAACCGCCAACGGCGACGCTGGATCCACAATCAGCACGACCGCTACTTCTCCGCCTTCGCCGACCGCACCGTGGTGCTCGAGGCGTTCCGGGCGTCGGTGAGCCACGATGTCAGCGAATACGCGTCTGCCATCCCCACCCGCACGCTGCTGATCGCTGCCGACAAGGATGACATCACCCCCGTGGCCGCCCAGGAGCGGCTGGTCACCCAGTTCGCCGACGCGCAGCTCGAGGTGCTGCCTGGCGTGGGCCACCTCATCCACTACGAGGTCCCGGAGGCTGCCGCGCGCGCGCTGCGCCGTTTCCTGGCGGTGACGCCGGCATGA
- a CDS encoding glycosyltransferase family 4 protein — MRIVFDCRYTRIDRHDGISRYTAGLVTELGRLHPVTMLISDHRQLALLPDLPWQLVRKPTSALEPLVALTVNRLKPDIVFSPMQTMGSWGRRYRLVLTVHDLIYYRNRTPPREFPAAIRLLWRLYHLSWTPQRMLLNRSDGVVTVSETTGELIARHRLTRRPVSVVPNAADAVSQPDGLAARTEPAAKRLIYMGSFMPYKNVDTLVRAAAALPGYELHLLSRVSDDERARLSALAPQAALVFHNGVSDDEYVALLAGATALVSTSLDEGFGIPLVEAMGLGIPVVVSDIPIFREIGGDAASYVAPRDPDAVAAAVLALDLPGEWARRSGLSLLQAARFTWAGSAERLLRVLQGTRAASRRD; from the coding sequence CTGCGCATCGTCTTCGACTGCCGTTACACGCGGATCGACCGTCACGACGGCATCAGCCGCTACACGGCCGGACTGGTCACCGAACTCGGCCGCCTGCACCCGGTCACGATGCTCATCAGCGACCACCGTCAGCTGGCCCTGCTGCCCGACCTGCCCTGGCAGCTCGTGCGAAAGCCCACCAGCGCGCTCGAGCCTCTCGTCGCCCTCACCGTGAACCGGCTGAAGCCCGACATCGTCTTCAGCCCCATGCAGACCATGGGCTCGTGGGGCCGACGGTACCGCCTGGTGCTCACGGTGCACGACCTGATCTACTACCGCAACCGCACACCTCCGCGGGAGTTCCCCGCAGCCATCCGCCTGCTCTGGCGGCTGTACCACCTGTCCTGGACGCCGCAGCGGATGCTCCTGAACCGGTCGGACGGCGTGGTGACGGTGTCGGAGACCACCGGTGAGTTGATCGCCAGGCACCGCCTCACCCGGCGGCCCGTTTCTGTTGTGCCGAATGCGGCGGATGCCGTGTCGCAGCCCGACGGCCTGGCGGCCCGGACCGAACCCGCCGCGAAGCGGCTGATCTACATGGGGTCGTTCATGCCGTACAAGAACGTGGACACCCTGGTGCGCGCCGCGGCGGCCCTGCCCGGCTACGAGCTGCACCTGCTCAGCCGGGTGAGCGACGACGAACGGGCGCGGCTCAGCGCCCTCGCCCCGCAGGCGGCCCTGGTGTTCCACAACGGTGTCAGCGACGACGAGTACGTGGCGTTGCTGGCCGGCGCGACCGCGCTGGTGAGCACCTCCCTCGACGAAGGCTTCGGCATCCCGCTGGTGGAGGCCATGGGCCTCGGCATCCCGGTCGTGGTCAGCGACATCCCCATTTTCCGGGAGATCGGTGGCGACGCGGCGAGCTACGTGGCCCCACGGGACCCCGACGCCGTGGCGGCGGCGGTGCTCGCCCTCGATCTGCCGGGGGAGTGGGCCCGTCGATCAGGGCTCTCGCTGCTGCAGGCCGCGCGCTTCACCTGGGCCGGATCGGCCGAGCGGCTCCTCCGGGTGCTGCAGGGCACCAGGGCCGCGTCACGGCGCGACTGA
- a CDS encoding histidine phosphatase family protein: MTRLAIVRHGQTDWNLQTRIQGSTDIPLNSTGRAQAAETGLRLSTARWDAIVTSPLVRAHETARIIAGELDHAAPVVVAELTERHHGEIEGLTFAERQLRFPDGSRVPGLESRQAVLDRVLPALERVALAYAGQEVIVVCHGGVIGTLVRYATNGERPAAGELIPNGSVHDFRWQDGRLVLERFVSVR, from the coding sequence ATGACCCGGCTCGCGATCGTGCGGCACGGCCAGACCGACTGGAACCTGCAGACCCGCATCCAGGGCAGCACCGACATCCCGCTGAACTCCACCGGTCGCGCGCAGGCCGCGGAGACCGGCTTGCGCCTCAGCACCGCCAGGTGGGATGCCATTGTCACCAGTCCCCTGGTCCGGGCGCATGAAACCGCCCGGATCATCGCGGGTGAGCTGGACCACGCCGCCCCCGTGGTCGTCGCCGAGCTGACCGAACGCCACCACGGGGAGATCGAGGGGCTCACGTTCGCCGAGCGCCAGCTCCGGTTCCCGGACGGCTCCCGGGTGCCAGGGCTGGAGAGCCGGCAGGCCGTGCTGGACCGGGTGCTGCCCGCGCTTGAGCGCGTCGCCCTGGCCTACGCCGGTCAGGAGGTGATCGTCGTCTGCCACGGCGGGGTCATCGGCACGCTGGTGCGCTACGCCACCAACGGGGAACGCCCGGCGGCCGGTGAGCTGATCCCGAACGGGTCGGTGCATGACTTCCGCTGGCAGGACGGCCGGCTGGTGCTCGAACGCTTCGTGTCGGTGCGCTGA
- a CDS encoding Sir2 family NAD-dependent protein deacetylase has translation MTAETVLTTPAVAGKDLDAIAAILRGRRTAVLTGAGVSTDSGIPDYRGAGAPVRVPMTFQTFLADERARKRYWAGSHLGWHRFRAAEPNLGHRSLVALEDAGLVSGVVTQNVDGLHTRAGSRHVVDLHGSMDLVVCLSCGQAFGRDSIAARLEAHNPVLADPDQVEIAPDGDAIVVDIDDFVVPDCSVCGGLLKPNVVFFGELVPTAKFTAASALVRAADALIIAGSSLAVNSGIRLLELARRRKLPIVVINRGVTKGDGRAQIKLEAGTSETFAGLVARLIES, from the coding sequence ATGACGGCCGAGACTGTCCTGACGACACCGGCGGTAGCCGGGAAAGACCTCGACGCGATTGCCGCGATCCTGCGCGGCCGTCGCACGGCCGTCCTGACCGGCGCCGGCGTGAGCACGGACTCGGGTATCCCGGACTACCGGGGCGCCGGCGCACCCGTGCGAGTGCCGATGACTTTCCAGACCTTCCTGGCCGACGAGCGGGCCCGCAAACGGTACTGGGCCGGCAGCCACCTCGGCTGGCACCGCTTTCGGGCGGCCGAGCCCAACCTCGGTCACCGCTCCCTTGTGGCCCTGGAGGATGCCGGTCTCGTCAGCGGGGTCGTCACCCAGAACGTCGACGGCCTGCACACCAGGGCCGGGTCCCGGCATGTCGTTGACCTGCACGGCTCCATGGACCTGGTGGTCTGCCTCTCCTGCGGGCAGGCCTTCGGCCGCGACAGCATCGCCGCCAGGCTCGAGGCGCACAACCCGGTCCTCGCCGACCCCGACCAGGTGGAGATCGCCCCGGACGGTGACGCGATCGTGGTCGACATCGATGACTTCGTCGTTCCGGACTGTTCCGTCTGCGGCGGTCTGCTCAAGCCCAATGTGGTCTTCTTCGGCGAACTTGTTCCCACGGCCAAGTTCACGGCGGCGTCGGCGCTGGTGCGGGCGGCGGATGCCCTGATCATCGCCGGTTCCTCGCTCGCGGTGAACTCGGGCATCCGGTTGCTCGAATTGGCCAGGCGCCGCAAGCTGCCCATCGTGGTGATCAATCGTGGTGTGACCAAGGGCGACGGCCGCGCGCAGATCAAACTGGAGGCGGGCACGTCGGAGACCTTCGCGGGACTTGTGGCGAGGCTGATCGAGTCATGA
- a CDS encoding TrmH family RNA methyltransferase, with protein sequence MQIVPITDLDQPGLSDYSRLTDVALRRVTEPANGLYIAESAKVIGRALDAGHRPRSVLVQEQWLPDATRLLKDWPDVPIYVGSAALLEQLTGYNLHRGALAAMHRPDLKSVADIIRGARRIVILEDIVDHTNVGAIFRSVAGLGADAVLITPRCADPLYRRSVRVSMGTVLQVPWTRLPEWAEAAPVLHENGFHLAALALADDAVSLDVFARQAPERVAIVLGTEGDGLSRNALSAADTIVTIPMLHGVDSLNVASASAVALYALRV encoded by the coding sequence GTGCAGATCGTCCCGATTACCGACCTCGACCAGCCGGGACTCTCCGACTACTCCCGACTGACCGATGTGGCTCTGCGCCGAGTGACCGAACCGGCGAACGGCTTGTACATCGCCGAGTCGGCCAAGGTGATCGGCCGCGCCCTCGACGCCGGCCATCGCCCGCGCTCGGTCCTCGTGCAGGAGCAGTGGTTGCCCGACGCCACCCGTCTCCTGAAGGACTGGCCCGACGTTCCCATCTACGTGGGGTCGGCCGCACTGCTCGAGCAGCTCACCGGGTACAACCTGCACCGTGGCGCCCTCGCCGCCATGCACCGGCCCGACCTGAAGTCGGTGGCCGACATCATCCGTGGCGCCCGGCGCATCGTGATCCTCGAGGACATCGTGGACCACACCAATGTGGGGGCGATCTTCCGGTCCGTCGCCGGGCTGGGCGCCGACGCCGTGTTGATCACTCCCCGGTGCGCCGACCCGCTCTACCGCCGCAGTGTGCGGGTGAGTATGGGAACCGTGCTGCAGGTGCCGTGGACGCGGCTGCCGGAGTGGGCAGAGGCCGCACCCGTGCTGCACGAGAACGGCTTCCACCTGGCCGCCCTCGCCCTCGCCGACGACGCCGTGTCCCTCGACGTCTTCGCCCGGCAGGCGCCCGAACGGGTCGCCATCGTCCTCGGCACCGAGGGCGATGGGCTGAGCCGCAATGCCCTGTCCGCGGCGGACACGATCGTGACGATCCCGATGCTGCACGGCGTGGACTCGCTCAACGTGGCCTCCGCCAGCGCCGTCGCTCTCTACGCCCTGCGCGTGTAG